TCTATCAGGCGCTGGTGAAGGAGGCGGAAGGAGATATCCTGGTTTTTCTGCCGGGCATGGGTGAAATGCGAAAAGTGGCCCAGCGACTCGAGGGCAGGCTTTCTCCTGCTACCGACCTCCACCTGCTGCACGGCGACCTGACGCTCAGCAGGCAAATGGCTGCGATACAGCCAGCCCCCGCTGGAAAGCGAAAAGTGGTACTGGCCACGAGCATCGCCGAGACCAGCCTGACCATTGAGGGCGTGAAAATAGTGATTGACGGCGGCTATGCCAGGTCTGCGAGGTTTATACCCCGCACCGGCCTCACCACCCTGGAAACCACCGCAGTATCCAAAGCGGCCGCCGACCAGCGCCGTGGCCGCGCTGGTCGCCTGGGGCCGGGGGTGTGCTACAGGCTGTGGTCTTCCGCTGACCAACTGCAGCTCCCTGAGCGTCAGGTTCCGGAGATACGCGAGGCTGACCTGACTGGCCTTGCCCTGGAGTTGGCGATATGGGGTGTGAAGGATGCTGCCTCGCTCCAATGGCTGGACACGCCCCCTGCCGCTGCGCTGGCACTCGCACAGGACCTGTTGCTGCGCCTGGAGGCCATCGACAGCGCTGGCAAAGCCACGCGCCACGGCAAAGCCTTGGCTGCACTGGGTTTGTCGCCCCGCCTGGGCCACCTGGTGATGCGCGGCCATGAACTGGGCTTTGGCTCCACAGCATGCGCCATAGCCTCCCTGCTGTCGGAGCGCGACATCCTCAAGCCAATGCAACAACCTTATTCAAATCCCCTGCCTGACCTGCCCCTGCGCCTCGAACTGCTGGCAGGCCGCCGCTCCCCCACACCCGGTTTTGTGACGGATGAGAATGCGCTGCGTCGTGTCCGGGAACAGGCGCAGAACCTGCGCCAGCGCCTGCGCGAAGCGGGCGGACCGGCAAATCCGGAGGCAGCCGGCATTCTGACGGCGCTTGCCTACCCGGATCGGCTGGCGCAGCGGGAAGCATCGGGCCGGGTGCGGCTGGTAACCGGACAGCGGGCAAGTCTGGCGACGGAGCTCTTTGGCGAGGCAGAATTTTACGCGGTGGCGCACCTGGAGATCGGTAGGCAGCCGCGCGTGATGCTGGCTGCTCCCATCTCAAAAGAAGATATCCTGCTGCACTTCCGGCACCAGTTGGAAGAGGCGCAGGAAGTACGCTGGGATGCAGCATCTGAGCGGGTGGTAGCCCGGCAGTTTACGCGCTTGGGGGCGCTGGTGCTACATGAAGCGGCACAGCCCAATGCAGATAAGGGACAGGTGGCAGCGGTACTGCTGCAGGCCTTGCAGGAGAAAGGGGTGGAACGGCTACCGTGGCCCGAAGAAGCACTGCGCACCCGCGAGCGGCTTGCTTTTCTGCGCCATTTGCAGCCCGACAACTGGCCTGACGTGTCAGATGAAGCCTTGGCGGCCACGATGGCTATATGGCTGGGGCCGCACCTCCTCGGCCTGCGCTCGCTGGAGCAGGTATTGCGTTTGGATTTTAACGAAATGCTGCTGGCGGACCTTCCGTGGGAGAAGCGGCAGGAGATGGAAAGGTTAGCCCCCACGCACCTGCAGGTGCCGAGTGGCTCCCGCATCGCCCTCGATTATTCGGATGCGACTACGCCGGTGCTGGCCGTGCGGCTGCAGGAAGTGTTCGGTTTGCTGGACACGCCCCGCATTGGGGGCGGCAAGGTGCCGCTGCTGCTCCACCTGCTCTCCCCTGCCTCGCGTCCGGTACAGGTGACCCGCGACTTGCGGAGTTTCTGGAGTTCGGGCTACTTTGAGGTGCGCAAGGATTTGCGCGGCCGCTACCCCAAGCACCACTGGCCCGAAGACCCGCTTTCAGCCCCACCCACAAGGGGCACGAAAAGAAGGCCGCAGTAGGTAATTCAGTAAAATAACAGGCTATATAGGATGGGTTGGAACTCGCCCAAAATCGTTCACGATCGTCTGGTGTCGTTCATCACTGCTACTAACAGCAGCAGCGAAGCCAGCAGCGCTATTTTCGAGAAGACGCCCACGGGCAGCGGGACTCCCCCGATTTTAGCTTTCGCTACATTCTGCGCTGAGCTGATGGTTTTCGTGTTTCCCTCATCGATATCAAAGGTGACGTAATCCCCTACGCGGAACCTCCTCTCTTCGTCATGAAACCATACGACCGACGTCACATTCTTTCTTTTGCACATCAGAATGTTTTCGTCACTGCAGACGCCTATATAGACTATTCTTCCACCGGGATTGTGGCCTGTTGTGCTGCTGTAATTGAACGTTTCGGTGGAGCTAGAACTCCTCAGCTCCTCGCCGCCTGAATAAGACGGTTTCACGGCAATAACTTTTCCTTGTGGCATGGCTTAAGTTTAAAATACTTGTGTCAGGCATATGATGCTTAGATTACTTGAAGAAGTAATCTAAGCATCATATGCCTCAGTTTATGTAGGTCAGCAGTTAACTAATTCTACAAATATTCTCCCATCTTGATCAATACCCCTTATCTCAAGATCAACCGTCTGGCCGGATCGTGCTCTACAGCACGATCCTTTTTGTTGAAAGTAACCAGTTTGTCCTGCATATTGGCCTGTCGTTATTCTAACCATCCCAGAGCACCCCGCAAGAAGTGATTCTTCTTCACTCAAATCAGAATGATCCCTCAATATAGAGGGCGTTATTGCAATGACTACTCCTTGTGGCATGCCTTTATATGGTTAAGGTTAAATAATTAGTATGAGGTATATTGTTGTTTCACAAACTGATTTACAAGCCTATATAGATGTTCTATCAGAGCATATAGCCCTGCGCCCTTTCCTTACACTTCGGCTATATTCTGCTCTGGCTCTGCTCCACGGCCTACTCTGTGGGTTCTTCCACGCTGCTGCTGTCCGGCGGTGTAGCAGCGTTGTCCATAGAGATGTTATCTGGTGTCGCTACTTGCGTTTTACCGGCGGGAAGCTCTTCATCGAAGGAAGCTGATGTGTCTGTGAGCGCTGGTTTAACGGGCAATATCTTTCCTTGTGGCATAATACAATGATTTAGATGTTTATACTTTGATTATCAGTGCTTCCAAATAAATTACTCAAATAAAAATACAAATATTTATCTAAATAAAGTTATCCCGTATAAATATTTATTATTATTTTATCAATGCAAATTGCCATGTCTAAATTACTGTATGTTGCCATATTTCTGCTGATTGGTAGTTTTAGATCGTTGGCGCAAATCGGGGATCCGTTTGTTCAGAATTTTCCGCCCTCCGCCTACCAGAGCGGGGCATATGTATCGAGCCCGCAGAACTGGGCGATCATACAGGATGACCGGGGCGTCCTCTATATCAGCAACACCAGCGGGGTGCTGGAGTACGACGGGCTTTCGTGGCGCCTGGTGCGGGGCACCGCACTTGCCGGGAGGTTCCAGTTTGCCAAAGACAGCGGAGGCAGGATATACGCCGGCAGCCCGGACAACCTGGGCTACCTGGCGCCGGACTCGCTGGGCAGGATGCAACTCGTTTCGCTGCTGCCTTACCTGAAGGGCAGGTACCCGGAGGTGCGGGTGAGCAAGGTGGCTGCCGCAGGAAACAAGGTGTACTTCAGCACGGAGAACCATATTTTCTGCTGGACCGGCAAAGGGTTTAAGGTATGGAGCAGCAAAGCGGGCTTTACCAGGGTTTTCTCTAACCAGGACAGGGTATATACCATCCACAAAGGCAAAGGGCTGTGCGTGCTGGACAGCGGCCGTTTCAAAGCGCTGCCAGGGGGCGGTGCTTTCAATTCGCTGAATGTGACGGCTTTGCTCCCGCTGCCAGCCTCCAAGGGCTCCGGCCATAATCTATTTGTTGTCACTTATGACCAAGGCCTGTTTATATATGAAGACGGAGTCCTAAAAAAGCTGCCGCCAAGCTCTGATGTGCTGGATGGGGCTTACTTTATGCACGGGGCAACACTGCCGGATGGCACCATTGCCCTGGGCACCAGGTACGAGGGCGTTATTGTGGTAAACCGCGGAGGAGAAGTGGTGCAAGTGATAGACAAGCGCAAAGGACTGGATGACAATGCCGCGCTCTACCTTTACGTGGACCAGGAGGAAGGCCTTTGGGCCGCCTTAAACAAAGGCATCAGCCGCATCGACTATCCTTCGCCGGTCTCCTACCTGAACGAGGCCTCCGGGCTGGAGGGAATCGTGCTGGACATCCTGAAGAAAGAGAACAGCCTGTATGCCGGCACGTCCTCCGGCTTATATAGAATGGAGGGGGGAGCCGCCTCGCCCCGGTTCCGGAAGCACCCCGACCTGCAGCACGAGGTATGGAAGTTGTTAGAGGTAGGGCAGGATACGCTGCTGGTGGTAAGCTCGCAGGGGGTGTACGCGCTGACAGGCCGCGGCCTGAAAAGATTCTCACCTCCCGCAGATGGCACCGTCTACAAAACCATCCACCGGTCAAAAACTAACCCTGACAAATACTATGTGGGCTCCTCCGCAGGTCTGGCAGTACTCTCGCGCGGCAAGGGCAGGTGGAGATGGGAGGGCACGGTAAGGGGCATAGACCATGACGTGACCTGGCTGGCAGAAGACAAAACCGGCCTCCTCTGGGCATCCGGCGATGACAATATTTCCTCCGTCGACATCTCCGACAGAAGCGCCCCGCTGGCGCCTGTCCGCAACCTGAAGCCCTCGCCCGGCCTGGTTAAAAAGCTGGGCACGCTTCAGGCTGCCTCCCTGAACGGCCATATATACTTCGGGACCAGCAAGGGCATCTACAGCATCCAGCGGGAGGGCGGGCGGTATCACCTTAAACCGGACGCCACCTTCGGAGAGCAGTTTGCAGACGGCTCGCGCGAGGCCATCAACCTGACCCAGGACAGGGACGGCCATATATGGCTGACCTCCGAGTTCACAACCGGGCTGCTCAAGAAAAATCACGGGAACACCTACTCGTGGGACACCGTCCCGATGAGCAGGGTGCCGAAGGTGGACGTGTGGGAAATACACGCCGATGCGGACGGGGTGGTATGGCTGGCCACTACCGAGGGTATTTTCAGATACAACCCGCATATCCCTAAAAACTATAACTCCAGGGAGCACACCGTACTCCGGAAGGTAGCGCTGATGGGCGACTCCTCCGTGTTTTACGGTGCATTTGCCGGTGATGGCGCGGTGACCACGGCGCAGTCGCCCCGGTTCAGGCTGGTGCTGCCGCACGCTGTCAGGTCCATCAGCTTTGAGTACACAGCTACCTCCTACGAGGCTCCCGGGCAACTGCTGTACAGCTACATGCTGGAGGGAGAGGACGAGGGCTGGTCTCACTGGACCACCGAGACGAAGAAAGAGTTTACGGGGCTGGACGAGGGCAGCTACGTGTTCCGGGTGAAATCGAAGGACATATATGGCACCGAGAACCTGGCCTCCGCGTTCGCGTTTGAGTCGCTGCCCCCTTTTTACCGCACCTGGTGGGCCTACGGTTTTTATGTGCTTTTCTACGGCTTCGTCATCTGGGGTTTCATCAAGATAAAGCACCGCAACCTGATAGCCACGAAAAAAAGCCTGGAAAAACTGGTATATGAGCGGACGGCGCAGCTGGCAGCGGAGAAAAAGAAATCGGACGACCTGCTGCTGAACATCCTGCCCGCCGAAACCGCCGAAGAACTCAAAGCCAACGGGCGTGCGCGGGCGCGGAGCTATCAGCGTGTCACGGTCATGTTCACCGACTTTAAGGACTTTACCAGCGTCAGCGAGCACCTGACGCCGGAGGAGTTGGTATCGGTCATCGACTTTTACTTCTGCGCCTTCGACCGCATCATCAGCAAGTACAGGATTGAGAAAATAAAGACCATCGGCGACGCCTATATGTGCGCGGGCGGCATGCCGGACCCGGAGGCAAACACACCCGCCGATGTGGTGAAAGCGGCCCTGGAGATTCTGCAGTTCGTGAAAAGCCTGAACACGGATGACAAGAAGCTGAAGCGGCAAAAGTTCGAGATACGCGTCGGCATCCATACGGGGCCGGTAGTGGCGGGCATCGTGGGCACAACCAAGTTTGCGTACGATATATGGGGCGACACCGTAAACACCGCCGCCCGCATGGAATCCAGTGGCGTGGCTGGCAGGGTGAACATCTCGGGCGCCACTTACGAACTCATTAAAGACGAGTTCCGATGCACCTACCGCGGCAAAGTAGACGCCAAGAACAAGGGCGATGTCGACATGTATTTCGTGGAGGCGTATGTGGGAGACGCGGTATTGCAGTAGCTATTTTTGAAAGCGAAAAAGCCAAACGGCGGCATGGCGTGTGCAGGCTGACTGGCTTCTTGTTTTATATATGGGACTTGCGCAAGTCAAGCTTTGTCCCCCTCCTGGACTCATCTTGTAGGGAAAAATATTTAGTTCATGCCGCAAGTTTAGCGACAGCGCAAATGTGGCTGCCCATGAGGCCAGTTTGTAAAGGCATTACCCTAAGTATACTTTTCGCAAGTTAGGAACTTGCTGCCATACATTACCACCAGTTCCCGCTTCACTCAAATTGGCGGTATATAAGGGCTCCTTGTTATATATAGCCCTGACTTCTTCACTTAGAAAATTCCCAGGAATTTCTTCTTTTTATAGATATTCCCGAGGTCGTTCTCAAACAGGGTATATGGATT
This window of the Pontibacter russatus genome carries:
- the hrpB gene encoding ATP-dependent helicase HrpB, whose product is MASTDLFPNLPDLPVKEALPRLLAALDANPKAVLEAPPGAGKTTLVPLAMLGATWRNGGKILVLEPRRLAARAAAQRMADLLGEEVGQTVGYWVRMEHVVSGKTRIEVVTEGILTRLLQDDPALEGVAALIFDEFHERSLQADLGLALALDAQAVLRPDLRLLVMSATLDATTVGNWLQAPVIRSEGRLYPVETYYLSPSEVAAAGKWPAERLSNLVPTAIYQALVKEAEGDILVFLPGMGEMRKVAQRLEGRLSPATDLHLLHGDLTLSRQMAAIQPAPAGKRKVVLATSIAETSLTIEGVKIVIDGGYARSARFIPRTGLTTLETTAVSKAAADQRRGRAGRLGPGVCYRLWSSADQLQLPERQVPEIREADLTGLALELAIWGVKDAASLQWLDTPPAAALALAQDLLLRLEAIDSAGKATRHGKALAALGLSPRLGHLVMRGHELGFGSTACAIASLLSERDILKPMQQPYSNPLPDLPLRLELLAGRRSPTPGFVTDENALRRVREQAQNLRQRLREAGGPANPEAAGILTALAYPDRLAQREASGRVRLVTGQRASLATELFGEAEFYAVAHLEIGRQPRVMLAAPISKEDILLHFRHQLEEAQEVRWDAASERVVARQFTRLGALVLHEAAQPNADKGQVAAVLLQALQEKGVERLPWPEEALRTRERLAFLRHLQPDNWPDVSDEALAATMAIWLGPHLLGLRSLEQVLRLDFNEMLLADLPWEKRQEMERLAPTHLQVPSGSRIALDYSDATTPVLAVRLQEVFGLLDTPRIGGGKVPLLLHLLSPASRPVQVTRDLRSFWSSGYFEVRKDLRGRYPKHHWPEDPLSAPPTRGTKRRPQ
- a CDS encoding adenylate/guanylate cyclase domain-containing protein, with product MSKLLYVAIFLLIGSFRSLAQIGDPFVQNFPPSAYQSGAYVSSPQNWAIIQDDRGVLYISNTSGVLEYDGLSWRLVRGTALAGRFQFAKDSGGRIYAGSPDNLGYLAPDSLGRMQLVSLLPYLKGRYPEVRVSKVAAAGNKVYFSTENHIFCWTGKGFKVWSSKAGFTRVFSNQDRVYTIHKGKGLCVLDSGRFKALPGGGAFNSLNVTALLPLPASKGSGHNLFVVTYDQGLFIYEDGVLKKLPPSSDVLDGAYFMHGATLPDGTIALGTRYEGVIVVNRGGEVVQVIDKRKGLDDNAALYLYVDQEEGLWAALNKGISRIDYPSPVSYLNEASGLEGIVLDILKKENSLYAGTSSGLYRMEGGAASPRFRKHPDLQHEVWKLLEVGQDTLLVVSSQGVYALTGRGLKRFSPPADGTVYKTIHRSKTNPDKYYVGSSAGLAVLSRGKGRWRWEGTVRGIDHDVTWLAEDKTGLLWASGDDNISSVDISDRSAPLAPVRNLKPSPGLVKKLGTLQAASLNGHIYFGTSKGIYSIQREGGRYHLKPDATFGEQFADGSREAINLTQDRDGHIWLTSEFTTGLLKKNHGNTYSWDTVPMSRVPKVDVWEIHADADGVVWLATTEGIFRYNPHIPKNYNSREHTVLRKVALMGDSSVFYGAFAGDGAVTTAQSPRFRLVLPHAVRSISFEYTATSYEAPGQLLYSYMLEGEDEGWSHWTTETKKEFTGLDEGSYVFRVKSKDIYGTENLASAFAFESLPPFYRTWWAYGFYVLFYGFVIWGFIKIKHRNLIATKKSLEKLVYERTAQLAAEKKKSDDLLLNILPAETAEELKANGRARARSYQRVTVMFTDFKDFTSVSEHLTPEELVSVIDFYFCAFDRIISKYRIEKIKTIGDAYMCAGGMPDPEANTPADVVKAALEILQFVKSLNTDDKKLKRQKFEIRVGIHTGPVVAGIVGTTKFAYDIWGDTVNTAARMESSGVAGRVNISGATYELIKDEFRCTYRGKVDAKNKGDVDMYFVEAYVGDAVLQ